The Agromyces sp. LHK192 genome includes a window with the following:
- a CDS encoding BTAD domain-containing putative transcriptional regulator, which yields MPTAAETVRVRVLGPVRVADADGRLVEPPGARLKALVVALVVLPRHPGGAMSDPVSTAGLIDELWGDEPPRDSRAALQTLVSRLRRIAPSLVVSTAAGYALGASADEVDLLRAEAAATGAATDGGLGGGAGLDAALALWRGDPGADLGEAPVVSVLADRAGAVRDELLEARARARAAAGDHDGALADLEPLLAAHPFDEQLARRHLEWLAASGRGAEAAAAFATFRARLADQYGTDPGPELIAAHARILRDAGSPPAGADPEMPVRIGLRSAPNELIGRGDDLDRVRELLAAHRLVTLLGAGGLGKTRLAQAVAASSTAPAVVVVELASIRTDDDVALALATTLGVRDSGTATRLADGRAPDVRRRIVDELAERPTLLVLDNCEQVIGGAAQWVSELLADAPELRVLTTSRSPLAIGAEHVYPLSPLSSAPSSASPDEVPPDAAPPGGAAHDAAGPAVRLFLERARAVRPTADLPVDAVARLCDRLDGLPLAIELAAARIRSLTVEQIETRLANRFALLDTGDRAAPERQRTLLAVIEWSWALLSPGERRALLRLSWFVDGFDLDAASAVLAPDDALRAVDGLVGQSLLGVREDAAGAVRYRMLETVREFGRMRLAEDAAEQDAVAGAVDSWAVALCRRAVVRLRDRRQLEAMAELVREEDNLVDVMRGAIERRAAPVVFDVFAALGLFWTLRTAHTEVIAFSEPVLDATRGARPASGAATGPALALCLIAMTGLVVRERFGLRALVRLRKLDATAGGLPAWLAATMGFLRELPDFDRAGREVEAMTGSADDATALLGNLVAAQFAENDGTPELAIRRATRAYELAVRTGDVWAEAMVGMMLAQLESQSGRPESALVGARRAREQLERIGAEQDLHQADWTIAAALLSAGRPAEAAPLLAALHAGRHDSPDGVEMSRIAALGEVELARLEGRTADAEATARNLVDEFGRAGLRGSPWFLLTLATLVAAGVRDGWEDATVAAWADALRRRAAATLRADPQLIDKPILGSILAGWSTWAVGHPSLADRATELFTLAEALHARQDLPALDLDGIASVVVAAVGVERLDEARRRTAARSAAERAERAADLVKRPVRAG from the coding sequence GTGCCGACCGCCGCCGAAACCGTCCGGGTGCGCGTGCTGGGCCCGGTGCGCGTCGCCGATGCCGACGGCAGGCTCGTAGAGCCGCCCGGCGCGCGGCTGAAGGCCCTCGTCGTCGCCCTCGTCGTGCTCCCCCGGCACCCCGGCGGCGCGATGTCGGACCCAGTGTCGACGGCCGGGCTCATCGACGAACTCTGGGGCGACGAGCCACCTCGCGACAGCCGCGCCGCGCTCCAGACGCTCGTGTCGCGGTTGCGGCGGATCGCGCCGTCTCTCGTCGTGTCGACGGCCGCGGGATACGCGCTCGGCGCCTCCGCCGACGAGGTCGACCTGTTGCGCGCCGAGGCGGCCGCCACCGGGGCCGCAACCGACGGCGGACTCGGCGGCGGAGCCGGACTCGACGCCGCGCTGGCGCTCTGGCGGGGCGATCCGGGTGCCGATCTGGGCGAGGCCCCCGTCGTCTCGGTGCTCGCCGACCGTGCCGGCGCGGTCCGCGACGAGCTCCTCGAAGCGCGGGCTCGGGCGCGTGCCGCGGCCGGCGACCACGACGGGGCGCTCGCCGACCTCGAACCGCTGCTCGCGGCGCATCCGTTCGACGAGCAGCTCGCGCGAAGGCACCTCGAATGGCTCGCGGCATCCGGTCGCGGCGCGGAGGCGGCGGCGGCGTTCGCGACGTTCCGCGCCCGACTGGCCGACCAGTACGGCACCGATCCCGGTCCTGAGCTCATCGCCGCGCACGCGCGGATCCTTCGCGACGCCGGCTCACCGCCGGCCGGCGCCGACCCTGAGATGCCTGTCCGCATCGGGCTGCGCTCGGCGCCCAACGAGCTCATCGGTCGCGGCGACGACCTCGATCGCGTGCGCGAGCTCCTCGCCGCGCACCGGCTCGTCACCCTGCTCGGTGCCGGGGGGCTCGGGAAGACGCGCCTCGCGCAGGCTGTGGCGGCGAGCTCGACCGCGCCGGCCGTCGTCGTGGTCGAGCTCGCGAGCATCCGCACGGATGACGACGTCGCACTCGCGCTCGCCACGACGCTCGGCGTGCGCGACTCGGGTACCGCGACGCGGCTCGCCGACGGACGTGCGCCCGACGTCCGGCGGCGCATCGTCGACGAGCTGGCCGAGCGGCCGACCCTGCTCGTGCTGGACAACTGCGAGCAGGTGATCGGCGGTGCAGCGCAGTGGGTGTCGGAACTGCTCGCCGACGCGCCGGAGCTCCGCGTCCTCACGACCAGCCGCAGTCCGCTCGCGATCGGGGCCGAGCACGTGTACCCCCTGTCGCCCCTCTCCTCTGCGCCCTCCTCGGCATCGCCCGACGAGGTCCCGCCCGACGCAGCCCCGCCCGGCGGGGCGGCGCACGATGCCGCCGGCCCGGCCGTGCGGCTGTTCCTGGAGCGCGCGCGTGCGGTCCGCCCGACCGCAGACCTCCCCGTCGACGCCGTGGCCCGACTGTGCGATCGCCTCGACGGGCTGCCGCTCGCGATCGAGCTCGCCGCCGCGCGCATCCGATCACTGACGGTGGAGCAGATCGAGACCCGGCTCGCGAACCGGTTCGCGCTGCTCGACACGGGCGACCGTGCGGCGCCTGAGCGCCAGCGCACGCTGCTGGCCGTCATCGAGTGGAGCTGGGCGCTGCTCTCGCCCGGCGAGCGCCGCGCCCTGTTGCGCCTGTCGTGGTTCGTCGACGGGTTCGACCTCGATGCGGCGTCGGCGGTGCTGGCGCCGGACGACGCGTTGCGCGCCGTCGACGGCCTCGTCGGGCAGTCGCTGCTCGGCGTGCGCGAGGACGCCGCGGGCGCGGTCCGCTACCGGATGCTCGAGACGGTGCGCGAGTTCGGCCGGATGCGCCTCGCGGAGGACGCGGCCGAACAGGACGCGGTCGCCGGCGCCGTCGACTCGTGGGCCGTCGCGCTCTGCCGCCGCGCGGTGGTCCGGTTGCGCGACCGCCGCCAGCTCGAGGCGATGGCCGAACTGGTCCGCGAGGAGGACAACCTCGTCGACGTGATGCGGGGGGCGATCGAACGCCGTGCCGCCCCCGTCGTCTTCGACGTGTTCGCCGCGCTCGGGCTGTTCTGGACCCTGCGGACCGCGCACACCGAGGTGATCGCGTTCAGCGAGCCGGTGCTCGATGCGACCCGGGGTGCACGTCCGGCGTCCGGCGCCGCGACCGGACCGGCGCTCGCACTGTGCCTCATCGCGATGACCGGCCTCGTGGTGCGTGAGCGCTTCGGGCTCAGGGCGCTCGTTCGCCTCCGCAAGCTCGACGCGACGGCCGGCGGGTTGCCGGCGTGGCTCGCGGCGACGATGGGGTTCCTGCGGGAACTCCCCGACTTCGACCGGGCCGGGCGCGAGGTCGAGGCGATGACCGGGTCGGCCGACGACGCGACGGCGCTCCTGGGCAATCTCGTGGCGGCGCAGTTCGCGGAGAACGACGGCACCCCCGAGCTCGCGATCCGGCGGGCGACCCGGGCGTACGAGCTCGCGGTGCGCACCGGCGACGTGTGGGCCGAGGCGATGGTCGGCATGATGCTCGCCCAGCTCGAGTCGCAGAGCGGACGGCCGGAGTCCGCGCTGGTCGGGGCGCGTCGGGCGCGCGAGCAGCTCGAACGCATCGGCGCCGAGCAGGACCTGCACCAGGCCGACTGGACCATAGCCGCCGCGCTGTTGTCGGCCGGTCGCCCGGCGGAGGCGGCGCCGCTGCTGGCAGCGCTGCATGCCGGCCGCCATGATTCGCCCGACGGCGTCGAGATGAGCCGGATCGCGGCCCTGGGAGAGGTCGAGCTCGCCAGGCTGGAGGGCCGGACCGCCGACGCGGAGGCGACGGCGCGGAACCTCGTCGACGAGTTCGGCCGGGCCGGGCTCCGCGGCTCTCCGTGGTTCCTGCTGACGCTCGCGACGTTAGTCGCGGCCGGGGTCCGCGACGGGTGGGAAGACGCCACCGTCGCCGCGTGGGCGGATGCGCTGCGACGGCGGGCGGCCGCGACGCTGCGAGCGGATCCGCAGCTGATCGACAAGCCGATCCTCGGTTCGATCCTCGCCGGGTGGAGCACGTGGGCGGTGGGGCATCCGTCGCTCGCCGATCGCGCGACCGAGCTGTTCACGCTCGCCGAGGCGCTGCATGCCAGGCAGGACCTGCCGGCGCTCGATCTCGACGGCATCGCGTCGGTGGTCGTCGCGGCGGTCGGCGTGGAACGGCTCGACGAGGCCCGGCGACGCACCGCGGCGCGATCCGCCGCCGAACGCGCGGAACGGGCCGCCGACCTCGTCAAGCGGCCCGTCCGCGCGGGCTGA
- a CDS encoding ABC transporter permease: MSAIAATGIVPAAQRDLKNRVGLRETLAHTLTMAHRGLLKIKRTPEQLFDVTLQPIIFTVMFTYIFGGAVAGDVQSYLPVIIPGILVQTVISTSIVTGVQLREDMEKGVFDRFRSLPIARIAPLSGALLADTVRYLIATTLTFTMGFVMGLRPEGGMLGVVAASLLVIVCAWSLSWIFAFFGVIARSASSVQGISMIVLFPLTFLSNAFVDPSTMPAPLAWFADINPVSHLVTAVRDLVNGAGIGADAGWSLVGAAVIVAVFAPLTVKAYMRKA; this comes from the coding sequence ATGAGCGCCATCGCCGCCACCGGCATCGTCCCGGCCGCACAGCGGGACCTGAAGAACCGGGTGGGCCTGCGCGAGACCCTCGCGCACACGCTCACAATGGCCCACCGGGGCCTCCTCAAGATCAAGCGCACCCCCGAGCAGCTGTTCGACGTGACGCTCCAGCCGATCATCTTCACCGTGATGTTCACCTACATCTTCGGCGGCGCCGTCGCCGGGGACGTGCAGAGCTACCTGCCGGTCATCATCCCCGGCATCCTCGTGCAGACCGTCATCTCGACGTCGATCGTCACCGGCGTGCAGTTGCGCGAGGACATGGAGAAGGGCGTGTTCGACCGGTTCCGGTCCCTGCCGATCGCCCGCATCGCGCCCCTCTCGGGCGCACTGCTCGCCGACACCGTGCGCTACCTGATCGCGACGACCCTGACCTTCACCATGGGGTTCGTCATGGGGTTGCGCCCCGAGGGCGGGATGCTCGGCGTCGTCGCGGCGTCGCTGCTCGTGATCGTGTGCGCCTGGAGCCTGTCGTGGATCTTCGCCTTCTTCGGCGTCATCGCCCGCAGCGCGTCGAGCGTGCAGGGCATCTCGATGATCGTGCTGTTCCCCCTCACGTTCCTCTCGAACGCGTTCGTCGACCCGTCGACGATGCCCGCGCCACTGGCCTGGTTCGCCGACATCAACCCGGTGTCGCACCTCGTCACCGCCGTGCGCGACCTCGTCAACGGGGCCGGCATCGGCGCCGACGCGGGCTGGTCGCTCGTCGGCGCGGCCGTGATCGTCGCGGTGTTCGCCCCGCTGACGGTGAAGGCGTACATGCGCAAGGCGTGA